One genomic segment of Panicum virgatum strain AP13 chromosome 2N, P.virgatum_v5, whole genome shotgun sequence includes these proteins:
- the LOC120661387 gene encoding uncharacterized protein LOC120661387, which yields MASSVAAMPHEPAQWRDPSRPTPSRGFFNILIPPPQPASSFTSSSSAGASAAGAGASSPVPGASSSEPTPRRRRQILERWAAAAAAVTASAAPAPADQRRRAREAELSELASATRPVAARAAVFREPSPAPSDTSSSAAGAPTELPPSGPRASSLIQRWREIEAVGPVTPRPGCAGDPAASDSDTGSPRGRVGCIVKKLSGASSLPEEELDDVAKSELSLSQSAPPSPARMRSGASQYPSAAINFPRQPQLVVRTVRGRRAMEELVAAMAYRRRREVAALGERHAVSRFAHKGRIQSMLRLRLLRQQGTVEDELWTTLKPVRPHQPKDVTENNTSRYGSSDTDLQKANNYNQQTDGKRRVDEQFCNDRVPAEEKSNDVSVEYLVNSDASGNLQCDERKKTKGNFCVHSQKYSEAPSFARYGHSTVDDNQYVEDISPSTTSTLNELQTPSSRGDNLREEDNQSINGSWEERGLWISSLGWPAPIDTMSPDSWHQDAMGDIENHNQIQFNDRPWIDSPNSWRSLCIVTQSDYRELSRNADICNLLESKKVSKSLESDFSNRMNQLLLTVLHKQRQQRMMDDFGAYYDERMYWRQNDEIQDADKETSAPSSLPPVTHLGARQQESWQHSSFGSQHHDNQNLLEMEVRVRGEMSQIHHELYELRKLVESCIASQVKMQQSIKEEVCSALREAGLMPSQADTIAAKRGSCYICHRMQVDSLLYRCGHMCTCFNCANLLKSSGRSCPICQSPIDDAVRAQLNF from the exons atggcctcTTCGGTGGCCGCCATGCCCCACGAGCCCGCGCAGTGGAGGGACCCCTCCCGCCCCACCCCGTCCAGGGGGTTCTTCAACATCCTcatcccgccgccgcagcccgcgtcctccttcacctcctcctcctccgcgggcgcctccgctgccggcgccggcgcctcctcccccgTGCCCGGAGCCTCCTCGAGCGAGCCCAcgcccaggcgccgccgccagatCCTCGAGCGctgggcggccgcggccgcggcagtCACGGcgtccgccgcgcccgccccggccgaccagcgccgccgcgccagggAGGCCGAGCTCTCCGAGCTGGCGTCCGCCACGCGCCccgtcgccgcgcgcgcggccgtgTTCCGCGAGCCGTCCCCGGCGCCCTCCGACACCTCctcgtccgccgccggcgcgcccacCGAGCTCCCGCCGTCGGGGCCCCGGGCGTCGTCGCTCATCCAGCGCTGGCGCGAGATCGAGGCCGTCGGCCCCGTCACGCCGCGGCCCGGCTGCGCCGGCGACCCGGCGGCCTCCGACTCCGACACCGGCTCGCCGCGCGGCCGCGTGGGGTGCATCGTCAAGAAGCTCAGCGGGGCGTCCTCGCTCCCGGAGGAGGAGCTCGACGACGTGGCCAAGTCCGAGCTCTCGCTCTCGcagtccgcgccgccgtcgcccgcgcggaTGCGCAGCGGCGCCTCGCAGTACCCTTCGGCCGCGATCAACTTCCCCCGCCAGCCGCAGCTCGTCGTCCGGACcgtgcgcggccgccgcgcgatGGAGGAGCTCGTCGCCGCCATGGCGTACCGCCGGAGGCGCGAGGTCGCAGCGCTCGGCGAGAGGCACGCCGTCTCCCGCTTCGCGCACAAGGGCAGGATCCAG TCCATGCTTCGTCTGAGGCTATTGCGCCAACAAGGTACAGTCGAGGATGAACTATGGACTACACTAAAACCTGTTAGACCACACCAACCAAAAGATGTGACCGAGAATAATACCTCGAG GTATGGTAGCAGCGACACAGACTTACAAAAAGCAAACAATTACAATCAACAAACTGATGG CAAGCGCAGGGTTGATGAACAATTTTGTAATGATAGGGTTCCAGCTGAGGAAAAGTCAAATGATGTATCTGTTGAATACCTTGTTAATTCTGATGCTTCAGGAAATTTGCAGTGTGATGAGCGTAAAAAAACCAAGGGAAACTTTTGTGTTCATAGTCAAAAATATTCTGAAGCACCCAGCTTTGCAAGGTATGGGCATAGTACCGTCGATGATAATCAGTATGTGGAAGACATTTCCCCAAGCACCACAAGCACATTGAATGAACTACAAACTCCATCATCTCGAGGAGATAATCTACGTGAAGAAGACAATCAAAGCATAAATGGTTCCTGGGAAGAGAGAGGATTATGGATAAGCAGTCTTGGTTGGCCTGCACCGATAGATACAATGAGTCCGGATAGCTGGCATCAGGATGCAATGGGGGACATTGAGAATCATAATCAGATCCAATTTAATGATCGCCCCTGGATAGACTCTCCGAACTCGTGGAGATCATTATGTATTGTCACACAATCAGACTATCGTGAGTTATCCCGTAATGCTGACATTTGCAATCTTCTTGAAAG CAAAAAGGTCTCTAAGTCTCTTGAAAGTGACTTCAGCAATAGAATGAACCAGCTGTTGCTAACAGTCCTGCACAAACAAAGGCAGCAACGGATGATGGACGATTTTGGAGCATACTATGATGAACGCATGTACTGGAGACAGAATGATGAAATCCAGGATGCTGATAAGGAGACATCTGCGCCAAGTTCGTTACCTCCTGTCACACATCTTGGAGCCCGTCAACAAGAGAGTTGGCAGCATTCTTCTTTTGGAAGTCAACATCACGATAACCAAAACTTACTT GAAATGGAAGTGAGGGTAAGGGGTGAGATGTCCCAAATTCATCATGAATTATATGAACTGCGGAAGCTGGTGGAAAGTTGTATTGCATCCCAAGTAAAGATGCAGCAGTCCATTAAAGAAGAGGTGTGCAGTGCACTTCGTGAGGCAG GATTGATGCCAAGCCAAGCCGACACAATAGCAGCAAAAAGGGGCAGTTGCTACATCTGCCATCGAATGCAAGTTGACTCTCTACTTTACAG GTGTGGGCATATGTGCACCTGTTTCAATTGCGCCAATCTGCTGAAATCGAGCGGCAGGAGTTGCCCAATCTGTCAATCTCCTATTGATGATGCTGTTCGGGCGCAGCTGAATTTTTGA